A genomic region of Oryza glaberrima chromosome 1, OglaRS2, whole genome shotgun sequence contains the following coding sequences:
- the LOC127756734 gene encoding uncharacterized protein LOC127756734, with protein MSAAAKAAALEVVLAAKSSRIASLEARVSFLEAENARLRRAMADRSTGKGGPNLRRSEEMAGGRVARDVIEVSDGEEEEGMAVDVRKGRGAEEGMDAVATPRKRAALRVVIGESGDEYEIDDAKGDGDGDGGDHGSVSCGDNVGLEDDDVTTALPDRKRAAALVVTSDSEDEVESQGGHGRRGKDGSRKRALRGVRDDGNEDKGVTRSRKRALRGISDNEDEDEDEDGVDGARVVATEIESSDDDMIPIREVVKKMRKERASKGGGGFGETKGSSTPATRRSARLAKGQPKRAQSARRVLNFVEPKDCEESASDSDEDDDLDDFIINDSDCSENSANSAEPEESDASAPSEGSFSELEESDNEIDYKDVMACIGRKRNAKEWKYEAEMLSAFAAHPELCLKAVCALYRKQTKDEQEVKATILHNKQGFNQIDAARGSSIAEFLLDGDTFGPLKKTVHDLEQYDRYALEFCHKLAARYSKQLFSIYQNKEDPYFHP; from the exons ATGAGCGCCGCGGCGAAGGCCGCCGCGCTCGAGGTAGTGCTCGCCGCCAAGTCGTCCCGTATCGCCTCCCTCGAGGCCAGGGTCTCCTTCCTCGAAGCCGAGAACGCGCGCTTGAGGAGGGCCATGGCGGATCGTAGTACAGGTAAGGGAGGCCCAAATCTCCGTCGATCGGAGGAGATGGCGGGAGGGCGTGTGGCGCGTGATGTCATTGAGGTTAgtgatggcgaggaggaggaggggatggctGTTGACGTCAGGAAGGGGAGAGGCGCGGAGGAGGGGATGGATGCGGTTGCGACTCCTCGGAAGCGTGCTGCTTTGCGGGTGGTGATCGGCGAGAGCGGGGATGAATACGAGATTGATGACGCCAAGggggatggtgatggtgatggaggCGACCATGGGAGCGTTAGCTGTGGCGACAATGTGGGTCTCGAGGATGATGATGTTACAACCGCGCTGCCCGATAGgaagcgcgccgccgcgctggttGTCACCAGCGATAGTGAAGATGAGGTTGAGAGCCAGGGTGGCCATGGGAGGAGGGGCAAGGATGGTAGTAGGAAGCGTGCTTTGCGTGGCGTCCGAGATGATGGGAATGAGGACAAGGGCGTCACGCGGAGTAGGAAGCGTGCTCTGCGTGGAATCAGTGACAATGAGGACgaagatgaggatgaggatggtGTCGATGGTGCTCGTGTAGTCGCGACAGAGATCGAGAGTAGTGATGATGATATGATTCCCATTCGTGAAGTGGTCAAGAAGATGAGAAAAGAGAGGGCGAGCAAGGGTGGTGGTGGATTCGGTGAGACTAAAGGGTCTTCCACACCTGCAACCAGGCGCTCGGCTCGGTTAGCTAAAGGTCAGCCAAAGAGAGCACAGTCTGCGCGTCGGGTACTCAACTTTGTTGAACCCAAGGATTGTGAAGAGAGTGCGAGTGACTcggatgaagatgatgatttgGATGACTTTATAATAAATGATTCGGATTGTTCAGAAAATTCTGCGAATTCTGCTGAACCAGAAGAATCTGATGCCTCTGCCCCCAGTGAAGGATCCTTTTCAGAACTTGAAGAGTCTGACAATGAGATAGACTATAAAGACGTTATGGCTTGCATAGGCCGTAAAAGGAATGCCAAGGAATGGAAGTATGAGGCAGAGATGCTATCTGCATTTGCTGCACACCCTGAACTTTGCTTGAAAGCTGTTTGTGCTCTCTATCGAAAGCAAACTAAGGATGAACAGGAAGTAAAGGCCACCATTTTGCATAACAAGCAAGGATTTAACCAGATTGATGCCGCAAG GGGATCTTCTATAGCGGAGTTTCTTCTTGATGGTGATACTTTTGGCCCGCTTAAGAAGACTGTCCATGATTTGGAGCAGTACGATCGTTATGCTCTTGAATTCTGTCACAAGCTCGCCGCACGTTACTCAAAACAGTTGTTTTCAATATATCAGAACAAGGAGGACCCCTACTTCCATCCATGA
- the LOC127785448 gene encoding jasmonoyl--L-amino acid synthetase GH3.3, with translation MLEKKATRSTRVDGVSGEAVIEEFERVTRDAANVQRETLRRILAENGGVEYLRGLGLAGATDPATFRARVPLATHADLEPYIDRIADGDASPVLTAKPATSISLSSGTTQGKRKYLLFNEELVKSTMQIYRISYAFRNREFPVENGKALQFIYSSRETRTKGGLTATTATTNVYRSEEFKATMRDIQSQCCSPDEVIFGPDFAQSLYCHLLAGLLAAGDVQIVSATFAHSVVLAFQTFERAWEDLCADIRRGEVSPSRVTSPAVRRAMAALLAAPNPGLADEVARKCAALSNWYGVIPALWPNARYVYGIMTGSMEHYVKKLRHYAGGLPLVAAEYGASEGWVGANVEPGTPPERATFTVLPDIAYFEFIPLKPVAGDGGYAEAEPVGLTEVAAGELYEVVMTTFAGLYRYRLGDVVKVAGFYNATPKLKFVCRRNLMLSINIDKNSEQDLQLAVDAAARAVLAGEKLEVVDYTSHADVSSDPGHYVVFLELNAADPAAVDGDVMQACCDELDRAFADAGYVGSRKSGAIAPLELRVLQRGTFQKVLRHYLSLGAPVSQFKSPRCVSRSNSGVLQILAGCTVNVFFSSAYD, from the exons atGTTGGAGAAGAAGGCGACGAGGAGTACTAGGGTGGATGGGGTGAGCGGCGAGGCGGTGATCGAGGAGTTCGAGCGGGTGACGCGCGACGCGGCCAATGTGCAGCGGGAGACGCTGCGGCGGATCCTCGCCGAGAACGGCGGCGTCGAGTACCTCCGGGGGctgggcctcgccggcgccaccgacCCGGCCACCTTCCGCGCGCGCGTCCCGCTCGCCACCCACGCCGACCTCGAGCCCTACATTGACCGcatcgccgacggcgacgcctccCCCGTCCTCACCGCCAAGCCCGCCACCTCCATCTCCCTCAG CTCCGGCACGACGCAGGGGAAGCGCAAGTACCTGCTATTCAACGAGGAGCTCGTCAAGTCCACGATGCAGATATACCGGATCTCCTACGCGTTCCGGAACAG GGAATTTCCGGTGGAGAACGGGAAGGCGCTGCAGTTCATCTACAGCAGCAGGGAGACGAGGACGAAGGGGGGActtacggcgacgacggcgacgacgaacgtGTACCGGAGCGAGGAGTTCAAGGCGACGATGAGGGACATCCAGTCGCAGTGCTGCAGCCCCGACGAGGTGATCTTCGGCCCGGACTTCGCGCAGTCGCTCTActgccacctcctcgccggcctcctcgccgccggcgacgtgcagATCGTGTCCGCCACCTTCGCCCACAGCGTCGTCCTCGCGTTCCAGACGTTCGAGCGCGCCTGGGAGGACCTCTGCGCCGACATCCGCCGCGGCGAGGTGTCGCCGTCGCGGGTCACCTCGCCGGCCGTCCGCCGCGCCATGGCggcgctcctcgccgcgcccAACCCGGGCCTCGCCGACGAGGTCGCCCGCAAGTGCGCCGCCCTGAGCAACTGGTACGGCGTCATCCCGGCGCTGTGGCCCAACGCCAGGTACGTGTACGGCATCATGACGGGGTCCATGGAGCACTACGTCAAGAAGCTCCGCCACTACGCCGGCGGCctgccgctcgtcgccgccgagtaCGGCGCCTCCGAGGGGTGGGTCGGCGCCAACGTCGAGCCCGGGACGCCGCCGGAGCGCGCCACCTTCACCGTGCTCCCCGACATCGCCTACTTCGAGTTCATCCCCCTCAagcccgtcgccggcgacggcggctacgCCGAGGCGGAGCCCGTCGGCCTcacggaggtcgccgccggcgagctctacGAGGTCGTCATGACCACCTTCGCAG GGCTTTACCGGTACCGGCTGGGGGACGTGGTGAAGGTGGCAGGGTTCTACAACGCGACGCCCAAGCTCAAGTTCGTGTGCAGGAGGAACCTGATGCTGTCGATCAACATCGACAAGAACAGCGAGCAGGACCTGCAGCTggcggtggacgcggcggcgagggcggtgctcgccggcgagaAGCTGGAGGTGGTGGACTACACCAGCCACGCCGACGTGTCGTCGGACCCGGGCCACTACGTCGTCTTCCTGGAGCTCaacgccgccgaccccgccgccgtcgacggcgacgtgaTGCAGGCCTGCTGCGACGAGCTGGACAGGGCGTTCGCCGACGCCGGCTACGTCGGGTCGAGGAAGTCCGGCGCCATCGCCCCGCTCGAGCTCCGCGTGCTGCAGCGTGGAACCTTCCAGAAGGTTCTCCGCCACTACCTCTCCCTCGGCGCCCCCGTCAGCCAGTTCAAGTCCCCCCGCTGCGTCTCCCGCTCCAACTCCGGCGTCCTCCAGATCCTCGCCGGCTGCACCGTCAACGTCTTCTTCAGCTCCGCCTACGACTGA